In a single window of the Desulfobacterales bacterium genome:
- a CDS encoding indolepyruvate oxidoreductase subunit beta, producing MDTTRLIIVAVGGQGNLLASKILGEAALLCNVPVSMSEIHGMAQRGGVVESALVFGDARSSIISDGEADVLVGFEPLETLRARKKCNPGTVVITNLAPVPPFTVAIGRGTYPDVEMIQNQIRTGISRLIAYDAVSLATEAGNVMAVNTVLLGSLIQTGILPLSSECVKQAIRTRVKKQFVESNLNAFEKGFLAAQRLT from the coding sequence ATGGATACAACTCGATTGATTATCGTAGCGGTTGGAGGGCAGGGGAACCTTCTTGCCTCCAAAATTCTCGGGGAAGCGGCGCTTTTATGCAATGTGCCGGTTTCCATGAGTGAGATCCACGGGATGGCGCAAAGAGGGGGCGTGGTGGAATCGGCGCTGGTTTTCGGCGATGCCCGCAGCAGCATTATTTCAGACGGGGAGGCCGATGTGCTGGTGGGCTTTGAACCGCTGGAAACGCTCCGGGCCAGGAAAAAATGCAATCCCGGGACCGTCGTGATAACCAACCTTGCTCCGGTGCCCCCGTTTACGGTAGCCATCGGCAGGGGGACTTATCCGGATGTCGAGATGATTCAGAATCAGATTCGGACCGGAATCTCCAGGCTTATTGCCTACGATGCCGTATCCCTTGCAACAGAGGCCGGAAATGTGATGGCGGTCAATACGGTTCTTCTGGGCTCGCTGATTCAAACCGGCATTCTGCCGTTATCATCCGAGTGCGTGAAACAAGCCATTCGAACCCGGGTCAAAAAGCAGTTTGTTGAATCCAACCTGAACGCATTTGAGAAGGGGTTTTTGGCTGCACAGCGTCTGACGTAG